The window CCCCCGAGGGGGCGGTGGTCAAGACCGCCGGGGTGGTACCCGAGATGATGCGCCACGAAGGCCCGGCCCGCGTCTTCGACAGCGAGGAGGAGGCCCAGGCGGCCATCGACGCCGGCCGGATCCGGCCCGGCGACGTCGTCGTCGTCCGCTACGAAGGCCCCAAGGGCGGCCCCGGCATGCGCGAGATGCTGGCCCCCACCAGCGCCATCGTGGGCCGGGGTTTGGGCGAGAGCGTCGCCCTGGTTACCGACGGCCGATTCTCCGGCGGAACCCGGGGCGCGGCGGTGGGCCACGTCAGCCCCGAAGCCGCCGAGGGCGGGCCGATCGGGCTGGTGCAGGAAGGCGACGTCATCGCCCTCGACCTGGTCGAGGGGCGGATCGAGCTGCGGGTGGATGAGGCCGAGCTCGAGCGCCGGCGCGCCCGCTTCCGGCCCAAGGTCAAACCGGTGAACGGCTCCTGGCTGAAGCGCTACCGGGCGCTCGTCACCAACGCCGCCCACGGCGCGGTGCTGCGCGAACCCGAGTAGCGGCATGCCGAGCCCGAACCGCAGGGGTTGCGTCCCTGCGGTTCATATTTTTTATCCCCTGGTGCTGGAAAATTGGTGCGTTGGAGGTGAACGATGCGGAGACTCGCAGGCTTCTTGTTGGCGTTGGCCGTAGCGTTCGCTCAAGGGCAGACCACCTACAAGGGACTCGTGCTCTCCACCCCCTACCCCGCGCTCACCGTCAAGGCGGGCGAGGTGGTCAACCTTCCCCTGACGCTTAGAAACTACGGCCTTCCACCCCAGCTCACGCGCTTGCGCGTCGAGGGCGCGCCCGCGGACTGGACCGTCGCCTTCCTGGGCAGCGGCCGCGTGGTCGAGGCCGCCTTTCTGGCGCCCGACGCCACGCAGAACCTCACCCTCCGCGTCGAGGTGCCCAAGGGGGTCGGGGAGGGCCGCTACAGCATGACCGTGCTCGCCGAGGGAACCGGCGCCCGCGCCCGTCTCCCCCTCACCCTCACCGTGGGCAAGGTGCTGCCGCCTTCGCTGCGGCTCGAAGTGGAGCTGCCGGTGCTCAAGGGCACCCCCAAAACCACCTTCCGCTACCGGGCCACCCTCAAGAACGAGTCGGATCAAGACCTCCTCGTCGGCCTCGAAGCCGACGCCCCCCAGGGCTTCGAGGTCGTGTTCAAACCGCAGTTCTCGGGGCAGGAAGTCACCACCCTGCCCATCAAGGCGGGCGAGACCAAGAACATCGATATCGAGGTAAGCCCGCCCCCGCGGGTGCAGGCGGGCGAGTACAGGATCGACGTGGCCGCGAGGAGCGGGGCCGCCAAAGCGGGGTTGGAGCTGACCGCCGTGATCACCGGCAGGCCCGAGCTGAGCCTCACCACCCCCGACGGGCGCCTTTCGGGCCGTGCCTACGCCGGACGCACCTCGCCCATGAAGATCGTCGTCAAGAACCGGGGCAGCGCCGAGGCCAAGCAGGTGGAGTTCTCTTCCTACGAACCCTCCGGCTGGGAGCTGAGCTTTGAACCCAAGCGCATCGACAGCATCCCCGCCGGGGAACAGGCCGAGGTCACGGTCAAGATCAAGCCCTCGTCCAAGGCCATTGCCGGCGACTACATGGTCACCCTCACCGCGCGCCCGAAGAACGGCACCCCCGAAAACGCCGACTTCCGCATCACGGTGCTGACCTCGACGGTCTGGGGCGTCGTGGGCGTCGGCCTGATCGCGGTGGCCCTGGGGGTCCTGGCGCTGGCGGTGGCGCGCTTCGGAAGGCGATGATGACGGCCATCGAAACCCAAGCCCTCAGCAAGCGCTACGGCGACCTGGTCGCGGTCGACGGGCTTGACCTGAGCGTCGAAGAGGGCGAGGTCTTCGGGCTGCTGGGGCCCAACGGGTCGGGAAAGACGACGACGATCCTGATGCTCCTGGGCCTCACCGAGCCGACGTCGGGCCGGGTGCGGGTGCTGGGCTACGACCCCGTGCGCGAACCGCTCTCGGTCAAGCGGCGGGTCGGCTACCTGCCCGACACCGTGGGGTTCTACGACGAGCTGTCGGGGCGGGAGAACCTGCGCTACACCGCGGCGCTGTGCGGGTTGCGCGGCCGCAGCGTGGAAACGCGCATCGAGGAGGCGCTCGCGTCGATGGGCCTGACCGACGCCGCCGACCGCCCGGTGCGCACCTACTCCCGGGGAATGAAGCAGCGGCTCGGCCTCGCCGACGTACTGCTGAAGGAACCCCAGCTGGTCATCCTCGACGAACCCACCCTGGGCCTCGACCCCCAGGCCGCGCACGAGTTCCTCGGCCTGATCCGGTCGCTGGGGGACCGGGGATTGACGGTGCTGCTCTCCTCGCACCTGCTCCATCAGGTGCAGGCGGTTACCGACCGCGTCGGCCTCTTCCGCAAGGGCCGCATGGCGCTCGTCGGCAGCGTTCCGGAGCTGGCCCGCCAGGTGCTGGGCGGCGCCTACCGCGTTCACCTGGAGGCCGAGGGCGAGGACCTCGAGTCCGCACTCGCCGGCCTGCCCGGGGTGCGGCGGGTGCGGCGCGACGGCGCGCGCTACCTGCTGGAGGCCGAACGCGACCTGCGCGACGACGCCGCCCGCACCGTGGTGCAGCGGGGCGGCCGGCTGCTGCGGCTGGATCTGGAAGAGCCCGATCTCGACGAAGTCTACCGCGCCTACTTCGAGGAGGTGCCCCATGGCGACGCGGCGTGAGGGTTCGGCCTTCGCCGGTCTGGGCCCGGTTTTTTTAAAGGAGTTCGCGGACCAGCTTTCGGGGGCCCGCATGCGGCTGCTCGAGCTCCTGATCGTGCTGACCGCGGCCGGGACGATCTACGCCGCCATCCAGACGATCAAGTCCACCGTCGGCGAGGACGTCTTCCTCTTCCTGCGCCTCTTCACCACGGCCAAGGATCCCCTCCCCTCGTTCGTGGCCTTCGCCGGCTTTCTGGTGCCGCTCCTGGCCATCGCGCTGGGCTTCGACGCGGTCAACGGCGAGCACCAGCGCCGCACCCTGGGGCGGGTGCTGGCCCAGCCGATCTACCGCGACGCCCTCCTCTTCGGCAAGTACCTGGCGGGGCTCGCGACGCTGGCGTTGGTGCTGCTGGCGACCTGGCTGCTGATCACGGGGCTGGGCATCCTGCTGACCGGCCTCGCCCCCTCGGGCGAGGAGGTGGCCCGCAGCCTCCTCTACCTGGCGGCGACCCTGGCCTACGGCGGCGTCTGGCTCGCGGTGGCCCTCTTCTTCTCGACGGTCTTCAAGAGCCCCACCACCAGCGCCCTGGCCGCGATCGGCCTCTGGCTCTTCTTCACCGTCTTCTGGGGGATGGTTGCGGGCTTGCTCGCGCCGCTGCTGAGCCCGGTGCACTACGGCTTCCCGGAGGAGCTCTACCGCCGGGCGCAGACCGAGCTGATGCTCGCCCGCGTCGCGCCCAACACCCTCTACGCCGAGGCCACCCTGGCGCTGCTGCGGCCGGAGGTGCGCTCGCTCGGCCCCGTGCTCCCGGCGCAGCTCGAAGGCATGGTCCTCGGCACGCCGCTTCCGCTGGGCCAGTCGCTGCTCCTCGTCTGGCCGCAGTTCGCCGGGCTCGTGGCGGCGAGCGTCCTCTTCTTCACCCTCGCCTACGTCTTCTTCCAGCGGACCGAGATTCGGGCCTAGGGGGCACGTCCCCCTAGGCCAGCCACTCGGTCTCGTATTCCTTGGTCTTGGGAATCACGCAGAGGAACTCGACGGCCGCGTCCGAGCGGTTCTCGTACCAGTGGGCCACCCCCGCGGGAATGAAGACGGCGTCGCCGGCGACGACCTCGCGCTCCTCGCCGTCCAGCCCGATCGTCATCCGGCCCCTGAGCACGAACTGCTCGTGCTCGATCGTCGGGTGACGGTGCGCGGGGATGCGGCCGCCGGGCTCGAGCGTGAAACGCCGCAGGATGAAGTTGGGCGCGCCGTCTTCGGGGCCGACGAGCACCTGCAGGAAGGCCCCCTTCCCCTTGGCCACCGGTTTCTTTGGCGCCCCTTCGGCGGGGCGCACGAGCGCCTGGATCTCCATGGCGCTATTCTACCGCCCAGGCGGAGAGCAGCCGCACCACGTCTTCGTCGCTCACCTGGGGAAAGCGCCGGTAGTAGGCCCCCACGGCGACGAAGTCGGGCGGGGTGCTGAGCGCCACCACCTCGGCGCGGCGGCGCAGACGCTCCACCGCCTCCGGCGGGCCCACGGGCACGGCCACCACCACGCGCGCGGGCTCCTCGGCCAGCACCGCGGTGAGGGCGGCCTCCATGGTGCTGCCGGTGGCGATGCCGTCGTCGGTGAGCACCACGTCGCGGCCCGAAAGCGGCTCCTTGGGGCGCACGGCCCGGTAGCGCCGGCGGCGCTCACGGATCACCTGCATCTGGCGGCCGATCTCGGCCTTGAGGTAGCCCTCGTCGGCGATGCGCGCGGCGTAGGGCTGCAGGAAGACCTGGCCGTCCTCCCCCACGGCCCCGAGCGCGTATTCGGGGTTGCCCGGCGCCCCGATCTTGCGGGCCAGGACCACGTCCATCGTGCCCCCCAGCTCCCGCGCCAGCACGTCGGCCAGCACCACCCCGCCGCGGGGAATGCCCAGCACCACGGGCGTCTGCAGCTGCAGCGGGCGCAGCGCCTCGGCCAGCAGTCCCGCGGCTTCCGTCCGGTCCTCGAAGAACAATACCGACATGGCTCACGTTTATTGTACTCCCAACGCTTAGGCTGAAGGTACGAAGGAGGCCGTATGTCGTGGTTCATCCCCCGGGCCGGGTTCCTCGAACGGCTCAGCGAAGAGGAGAAGATGCGGCTGGGCCAGATCTGCCCGCCCCGCAGCTACCGCAAGGACGAGGCCGTCTTCATGAGCGGCGACGCCTGCGACGAACTGACCGTCGTACTCGACGGCATGCTCAAGATCGTCCGCCACGGGCCCTCAGGTCGGGAGCGCATCCTCCACCTCGCCGGCCCCGGAGACATTCTGGGCGCCGAGTTCCTGGAAGACGGCGCCGTCTACAAGGCCGACGCCGTCTGCACCTCCGACGGGGTGGTCACCTGCCCCATCAACCGCGAACAGTTCGTCCAGGTGGCGCGGGAGCTGCCCCGCGTGACCCTCAGCCTCGCGGGCAGCCTGGCGGCGCACCTCTCGCACCTGGAGGACCAGATCGAATCGGCCACCGCGCCGGTGATCGTCCGCCTCGGCCGCGTGCTCACCTGGACCGCGCGCCGCTTCGGCAAGGAGGAGCCCGAGGGTTGGGTGCGCATCGAGAGCGAGCTGCGGCAGGAAGACCTCGCCGCCATGTCGGGAAGCACCCGGGTGACGATCACCCACACCCTGGGGCAGCTGCGCGACCTGGGGCTGGTGGAGGGCACCCGCGGGCGCTACCGCGTCCGCCTCGAGCCCCTGGAACGCATGATCGAAGACCTGCTCTGGGAAAGCTAGGGGGCGGTGCGCCGGGCCTGCCAGCGGTTGAGCCCCCGCAGGCCCACCATCGTCGCCAGCCCCAGGGCGAACCAGGCCCAGATCGGCCAGGCCAGCCACGCGTGCACCCGCGGGTCGTGGGAGATGAGCTGCGCTCCGGCCCAGACGATGACGAGGGAGCCCAGGAGGCTCAGCCAGGGCCAGCGGTTGAGCAGCTGCGCGATCGCGGCGGAGCCCAGCATCAGGATGGGGATCGAGAGCATCAAGCCGAAGACCAGCAGCCCCAGGTGCCCCCCCGCCGCACCGGCCACCGCCAGCACGTTGTCGAGGCTCAGGGTGAAGTCGGCGACGATGATCAACGTCACCGCCTGCCAGAACGAGGCCGCGCTGCCCACCCGCGCCTCCTCGTCCTCGCCGCCCAGCAGCTTGGCCGCGATCCAGAACAGCACCACCCCGCCCAGAGCGCGCAGGAAGGGCACGGAGAGCAGCAGCGCCGCCAGGATGGTGAAGGTGACGCGCAGGCCGATGGCGCCGAGCGTGCCCATCAGGATGGCCCGGCGCCGCAGGCGGCCCGGCAGGTCGCGCACGGCCATGCCGATCACCACCGCGTTGTCGCCCGACAGCACCAGGTCGATCAGGACGATGCTGAACAGGCCCAGGAGGGTGGCTTCGGGGGTCATTCCTCGAGCACGAAACGGTCTTCGCGGTCGTGCAGGCGAACCCGTTGGATGATGCGGTGGTCGTGGTCGTTGTTGGTGTC of the Oceanithermus desulfurans genome contains:
- a CDS encoding COG1470 family protein — protein: MRRLAGFLLALAVAFAQGQTTYKGLVLSTPYPALTVKAGEVVNLPLTLRNYGLPPQLTRLRVEGAPADWTVAFLGSGRVVEAAFLAPDATQNLTLRVEVPKGVGEGRYSMTVLAEGTGARARLPLTLTVGKVLPPSLRLEVELPVLKGTPKTTFRYRATLKNESDQDLLVGLEADAPQGFEVVFKPQFSGQEVTTLPIKAGETKNIDIEVSPPPRVQAGEYRIDVAARSGAAKAGLELTAVITGRPELSLTTPDGRLSGRAYAGRTSPMKIVVKNRGSAEAKQVEFSSYEPSGWELSFEPKRIDSIPAGEQAEVTVKIKPSSKAIAGDYMVTLTARPKNGTPENADFRITVLTSTVWGVVGVGLIAVALGVLALAVARFGRR
- a CDS encoding ABC transporter ATP-binding protein, yielding MTAIETQALSKRYGDLVAVDGLDLSVEEGEVFGLLGPNGSGKTTTILMLLGLTEPTSGRVRVLGYDPVREPLSVKRRVGYLPDTVGFYDELSGRENLRYTAALCGLRGRSVETRIEEALASMGLTDAADRPVRTYSRGMKQRLGLADVLLKEPQLVILDEPTLGLDPQAAHEFLGLIRSLGDRGLTVLLSSHLLHQVQAVTDRVGLFRKGRMALVGSVPELARQVLGGAYRVHLEAEGEDLESALAGLPGVRRVRRDGARYLLEAERDLRDDAARTVVQRGGRLLRLDLEEPDLDEVYRAYFEEVPHGDAA
- a CDS encoding ABC transporter permease, whose amino-acid sequence is MATRREGSAFAGLGPVFLKEFADQLSGARMRLLELLIVLTAAGTIYAAIQTIKSTVGEDVFLFLRLFTTAKDPLPSFVAFAGFLVPLLAIALGFDAVNGEHQRRTLGRVLAQPIYRDALLFGKYLAGLATLALVLLATWLLITGLGILLTGLAPSGEEVARSLLYLAATLAYGGVWLAVALFFSTVFKSPTTSALAAIGLWLFFTVFWGMVAGLLAPLLSPVHYGFPEELYRRAQTELMLARVAPNTLYAEATLALLRPEVRSLGPVLPAQLEGMVLGTPLPLGQSLLLVWPQFAGLVAASVLFFTLAYVFFQRTEIRA
- a CDS encoding cupin domain-containing protein gives rise to the protein MEIQALVRPAEGAPKKPVAKGKGAFLQVLVGPEDGAPNFILRRFTLEPGGRIPAHRHPTIEHEQFVLRGRMTIGLDGEEREVVAGDAVFIPAGVAHWYENRSDAAVEFLCVIPKTKEYETEWLA
- a CDS encoding phosphoribosyltransferase; this translates as MSVLFFEDRTEAAGLLAEALRPLQLQTPVVLGIPRGGVVLADVLARELGGTMDVVLARKIGAPGNPEYALGAVGEDGQVFLQPYAARIADEGYLKAEIGRQMQVIRERRRRYRAVRPKEPLSGRDVVLTDDGIATGSTMEAALTAVLAEEPARVVVAVPVGPPEAVERLRRRAEVVALSTPPDFVAVGAYYRRFPQVSDEDVVRLLSAWAVE
- a CDS encoding Crp/Fnr family transcriptional regulator, yielding MSWFIPRAGFLERLSEEEKMRLGQICPPRSYRKDEAVFMSGDACDELTVVLDGMLKIVRHGPSGRERILHLAGPGDILGAEFLEDGAVYKADAVCTSDGVVTCPINREQFVQVARELPRVTLSLAGSLAAHLSHLEDQIESATAPVIVRLGRVLTWTARRFGKEEPEGWVRIESELRQEDLAAMSGSTRVTITHTLGQLRDLGLVEGTRGRYRVRLEPLERMIEDLLWES
- a CDS encoding TerC family protein, translating into MTPEATLLGLFSIVLIDLVLSGDNAVVIGMAVRDLPGRLRRRAILMGTLGAIGLRVTFTILAALLLSVPFLRALGGVVLFWIAAKLLGGEDEEARVGSAASFWQAVTLIIVADFTLSLDNVLAVAGAAGGHLGLLVFGLMLSIPILMLGSAAIAQLLNRWPWLSLLGSLVIVWAGAQLISHDPRVHAWLAWPIWAWFALGLATMVGLRGLNRWQARRTAP